In one Rhopalosiphum padi isolate XX-2018 chromosome 3, ASM2088224v1, whole genome shotgun sequence genomic region, the following are encoded:
- the LOC132926296 gene encoding E3 SUMO-protein ligase ZBED1-like: MSNKCKSWVWLYAKREGDKAYCDLCSENENNEFCCIGGTTGSLGRHLKTIHGIKPLTTASRRVTSGHELDNADTLTSSTTTASSSETHSLEIDIPIPRKRRRTYRNREDDRICSSEKTEQIHQALAKMIAVNQMPLSFCSSEGFKQFMTVVEPNYKICKEGAIKSRLKALKSSVKDIIQKNLKDSISIACTSDCWSSLSQQSYITVSAHIIDDQWCPKSYTLTTHEMEESHSAANLAHQLKDTFDKWEIESKIMAVVTDNARNIINAVNTLTNISETYDLTCAAHSIQLAVNNGLKQDGIDTLIQLSSKMVGHFKHSNLAKHALIKMQEQLGLNQLSLIQSCKTRWDSVYMMLDRLYTNRCAVTNVLADRNITNVAIAKKLEISESDWTKMETVVALLKPLQVVTTIFCGETHSPVSMVRPLISKVIEKHLKINEYDSEVIISFKQTVVSQLKERFKLNNLTNIISSRQIASFLDPRYKDLEHEEIEIRENIRSKVQNVLVEMNTSENRVDIEVRIQKKKGALEFLYGDEVHDINDTSTQFQCYLAEPQLRYDFDPFEWWKSHEKKYPLVAKVAKKFLSIPATSVSSERCFSTAGNVVTPKRNCLAPENVNMLVFLYQNRKIML, translated from the exons atgagtaATAAGTGTAAAAGTTGGGTGTGGCTATACGCTAAACGTGAAGGCGACAAAGCGTATTGTGATTTGTGtagtgaaaatgaaaataatgaattttgctGTATTGGCGGAACAACAGGTTCTTTGGGTAGACATTTGAAAACTATTCATGGTATAAAACCACTCACGACTGCATCACGgag GGTTACTTCTGGTCATGAACTGGATAATGCCGATACCTTAACCAGTTCAACTACGACTGCAAGTTCTTCAGAAACACATAGTTTGGAAATTGATATACCAATACCTAGGAAACGTCGACGAACTTATAGGAATCGGGAGGACGATCGAATTTGCAGCTCCGAAAAAACAGAGCAGATACATCAAGCATTAGCAAAAATGATAGCCGTGAATCAAATGCCGCTATCTTTTTGTTCAAGTGAAGGTTTTAAACAGTTTATGACAGTTGTCGAACCTAACTACAAAATATGCAAGGAAGGAGCAATAAAATCAAGATTGAAAGCATTAAAATCATCGGTAAaagatataatacaaaaaaacttGAAGGATTCTATAAGTATAGCATGTACATCTGACTGTTGGTCATCGTTATCTCAACAAAGCTATATAACAGTTAGTGCTCATATAATTGATGATCAATGGTGCCCAAAGTCGTATACACTTACAACACATGAAATGGAGGAATCTCATAGTGCTGCAAACCTTGCTCACCAATTAAAGGATACATTTGATAAATGGGAAATTGAAAGTAAAATTATGGCTGTTGTCACGGATAAtgcaagaaatataataaatgctgtAAATACATTAACAAATATATCCGAGACATATGATTTAACGTGTGCTGCTCATAGTATTCAACTTGCGGTTAATAATGGATTAAAACAAGATGGTATTGATACACTGATCCAATTAAGTAGTAAAATGGTAGGTCATTTTAAACATTCTAATTTGGCTAAACATGCTTTAATAAAAATGCAAGAGCAGCTAGGATTAAACCAACTAAGTCTCATACAAAGTTGTAAAACAAGATGGGATTCTGTTTATATGATGTTAGATCGTCTTTATACAAATAGATGCGCTGTAACAAATGTTTTAGCTGACCGTAATATAACTAATGTTGCAATTGCAAAAAAGTTGGAAATTTCCGAAAGTGACTGGACAAAAATGGAAACTGTAGTAGCTTTGTTAAAACCATTACAAGTtgtaacaacaattttttgtgGCGAAACACATTCCCCAGTATCAATGGTTAGACCTCTTATTTCAAAAGTGATTGAAAAACACttgaaaattaatgaatatgatAGTGAAGTTATTATCAGTTTTAAACAGACAGTAGTGTCACAACTTAAAGAACGTTTTAagcttaataatttaacaaacatCATATCTTCAAGACAAATAGCATCATTTTTAGACCCAAGATATAAAGATTTGGAACATGAGGAAATCGAAATAAGAGAAAATATCCGTTCTAAAGTACAAAATGTTCTGGTTGAAATGAATACTTCGGAAAATAGAGTGGATATTGAAGTTCGTATTCAAAAAAAGAAAGGAGCACTTGAATTTTTATACGGCGATGAAGTTCATGATATCAACGATACATCGACGCAATTTCAATGCTACCTGGCAGAACCACAATTGAGGTACGATTTTGATCCATTTGAATGGTGGAAGtcacacgaaaaaaaatatccttTGGTAGCAAAGGTAGCAAAGAAATTTTTGTCAATACCAGCCACATCAGTAAGCTCAGAAAGATGTTTTTCAACTGCCGGGAATGTGGTTACCCCCAAAAGAAACTGTTTGGCACCAGAAAATGTCAAtatgttagtatttttatatcaaaatcgtaaaattatgttataa